Proteins from a single region of Candidatus Tumulicola sp.:
- a CDS encoding ATP-dependent DNA helicase RecQ, whose product MKVDVDLTEALRTHFGYEQFYPGQEEVIQRILGGKDTLAILATGAGKSLCYQLPALLLPGTTVVVSPLIALMKDQIDMLAEAGISSTIALNSTLSDEEEVSYLERVARGGLKLIYVTPERLEDESFVDVIKRLHIPLFVVDEAHCISQWGHDFRPAYLNLGRVISALGHPTVLALTATATPAVREDIVTQLGIPLTKPIVRGFDRPNLVYEVARTASEAEKLRALRGKFGDSLKNALGIIYTATIKNTYAVSEYCRDELGIDAEVYHSKLQKAERERIHDRFMSENVKIVVATNAFGLGIDKPNIRFVIHYDLPGSVEAYTQEAGRAGRDGEESLCMLLYRQSDTRVQNYFLTGKYPDVEEVQKVFGTLQYFESQENGVSLSDLRKISQLPLTKLKVILALLKKGGFIVNVTKATYGLAPLVKSAKGLQLNLASYETKRSYDQSKLAMMLQYCETRGCRRKFILNYFGEDYDLPNCGACDNCRARLAKGMTVEVSDEPFGVSGEFRIGDVVLHTKFGQGTVERSESDLVTVLFPAHGYKTLLATAVSRQEQQIA is encoded by the coding sequence ATGAAGGTCGATGTCGACCTGACCGAAGCGCTCCGCACGCATTTCGGCTACGAACAATTCTATCCGGGCCAAGAAGAGGTCATCCAGCGCATCCTGGGCGGCAAAGATACGCTTGCCATTCTCGCGACCGGAGCCGGCAAGTCCCTGTGTTACCAGCTGCCGGCGCTGCTGCTGCCCGGCACGACCGTGGTCGTGTCGCCCCTGATCGCGCTCATGAAGGACCAGATCGACATGCTGGCCGAGGCCGGCATCTCGAGCACCATCGCGCTCAACAGCACGCTCTCCGACGAGGAAGAGGTTTCGTATCTCGAACGGGTCGCGCGCGGCGGCTTGAAACTCATCTACGTCACGCCCGAGCGCCTCGAGGACGAGAGTTTCGTCGACGTGATCAAGCGTCTGCACATACCGCTTTTCGTCGTGGATGAGGCCCACTGCATCTCGCAGTGGGGGCACGATTTCCGGCCGGCCTACCTCAATCTCGGGCGCGTGATATCGGCGCTGGGACACCCGACCGTGCTCGCGCTCACCGCAACGGCGACGCCGGCGGTCCGCGAAGATATCGTCACCCAGCTCGGCATACCGCTCACCAAGCCGATCGTGCGCGGATTCGACCGACCGAACCTCGTCTATGAAGTGGCGCGCACCGCCAGCGAGGCCGAGAAATTGCGCGCTCTGCGCGGCAAGTTCGGCGACTCGCTCAAGAATGCGCTGGGCATCATCTACACGGCCACCATCAAGAACACCTATGCCGTGTCGGAGTACTGCCGCGACGAGCTGGGCATCGACGCGGAAGTGTACCACAGCAAGCTGCAAAAAGCCGAGCGGGAACGCATCCACGACCGCTTCATGAGCGAAAACGTGAAGATCGTCGTGGCCACCAACGCATTCGGCCTCGGCATCGACAAGCCGAACATCCGCTTCGTCATCCATTACGATCTTCCGGGCAGCGTCGAGGCGTACACCCAGGAGGCCGGCCGCGCCGGGCGCGACGGCGAGGAATCGCTGTGCATGCTGCTGTACCGCCAAAGCGACACGCGCGTGCAGAACTACTTCCTGACCGGCAAGTACCCGGACGTGGAAGAGGTCCAAAAGGTCTTCGGCACGCTGCAGTACTTCGAATCGCAGGAGAACGGCGTTTCGCTTTCCGACTTGCGCAAGATCTCCCAGCTGCCGCTCACCAAGCTCAAAGTCATCTTGGCGCTGCTCAAGAAGGGCGGCTTCATCGTGAACGTCACCAAGGCGACGTACGGGCTGGCGCCGCTCGTCAAATCCGCCAAGGGGTTGCAGCTCAACCTGGCGAGCTACGAGACGAAGCGTTCCTACGATCAGAGCAAGCTTGCCATGATGCTGCAGTATTGCGAGACGCGCGGCTGCCGGCGCAAGTTCATCTTGAACTACTTCGGCGAGGACTACGACTTGCCGAATTGCGGCGCATGCGATAATTGCCGCGCGAGGCTTGCCAAGGGGATGACGGTCGAGGTGAGCGACGAGCCGTTCGGCGTCTCAGGAGAATTCCGCATCGGCGATGTCGTGCTCCACACCAAGTTCGGTCAAGGAACCGTCGAGCGGTCCGAGTCCGATTTGGTCACCGTGCTCTTCCCGGCGCATGGATATAAGACGCTCCTCGCGACTGCAGTGAGTCGCCAAGAGCAACAAATCGCCTAG
- the dnaX gene encoding DNA polymerase III subunit gamma/tau, giving the protein MRNDERAAEGVRVAQKTASDSVTLYRKHRPGGFDELVGQPAVVQGLQSAVKTNHVVHAYLFAGPRGTGKTSAARIFAKCLNCMTNGPRPDPCGHCEACVSIAAGTAFDVIEIDAASNRGINEIRELRDRVQFPPSRFRKKVYIVDEVHMLTPEAFNALLKTLEEPPDYVVFILATTELHKVPATIMSRCQRYEFRRMSPAVITDRVLDVAKKEGVKIDDLAARRIAHLADGALRDALVLLEQARGFADGGAITDAVLDVAFGESHRDIIDRIVDAVADADIAAALNAVADASAQGVDPGWLAKELLRWFRLALLARASRDVLEAEAPPETAERIAAVAEKLGKARVMAALRYLSESVAQRFSTQPRIDLELALARLIVPSDELTLATLTDRVRTLEERAGGRAESGVGGGNKTQAGKAPTRAAARAEVPEVSQRAGTGALNRAKLDGKWPLFLSAVQERSKTCFAYVQHASVVEASGEMVTLGVAKKHFLEELNTAAMKAVVADAIAAVADVRPRVEFVIGEARRPASSFAVAESVLGADLL; this is encoded by the coding sequence ATGAGGAATGACGAACGCGCCGCCGAAGGCGTCAGGGTGGCGCAAAAGACGGCATCAGATTCAGTGACCCTCTACCGCAAGCACCGCCCCGGCGGCTTCGACGAACTGGTCGGCCAGCCGGCCGTCGTGCAAGGCCTCCAAAGCGCGGTGAAGACCAATCACGTCGTGCACGCGTACCTGTTCGCCGGTCCGCGCGGCACGGGCAAGACCTCCGCTGCGCGCATCTTCGCGAAGTGCTTGAACTGCATGACCAACGGCCCCCGTCCGGATCCGTGCGGGCACTGCGAGGCTTGTGTGTCCATCGCCGCCGGCACCGCCTTCGACGTCATCGAGATCGACGCGGCGAGCAACCGCGGCATCAACGAGATCCGGGAGCTGCGCGATCGCGTGCAATTCCCGCCATCGCGCTTCCGCAAGAAGGTCTACATCGTCGACGAAGTCCACATGCTCACGCCCGAGGCGTTCAATGCACTGCTGAAAACCCTCGAGGAGCCGCCGGACTACGTCGTCTTCATTCTGGCCACCACCGAACTGCACAAAGTGCCGGCCACCATCATGTCGCGCTGCCAGCGCTACGAGTTCCGCCGCATGTCGCCGGCGGTCATCACCGACCGCGTGCTCGACGTCGCCAAGAAAGAGGGCGTGAAAATCGACGACCTCGCGGCCCGGCGCATCGCGCATCTCGCTGATGGCGCGCTGCGCGACGCCTTGGTGCTGCTCGAGCAGGCGCGCGGGTTCGCAGACGGAGGCGCCATAACCGACGCCGTTCTTGACGTGGCGTTCGGCGAATCGCACCGTGACATCATCGATCGAATCGTGGACGCCGTCGCGGACGCGGATATCGCCGCGGCGTTGAACGCCGTGGCCGACGCCTCAGCCCAGGGCGTGGATCCCGGCTGGCTCGCCAAGGAACTGCTGCGCTGGTTCCGGCTCGCGCTGCTGGCGCGTGCCAGCCGCGACGTGCTGGAAGCCGAAGCGCCGCCGGAAACCGCAGAGCGCATCGCGGCCGTCGCCGAAAAGCTGGGCAAGGCGCGCGTGATGGCCGCGTTGCGCTACCTTTCCGAGAGCGTCGCGCAGCGTTTCTCCACCCAGCCGCGCATCGACCTCGAACTTGCGCTGGCCCGCCTGATCGTGCCCTCGGACGAACTCACGCTTGCGACGCTCACGGATCGCGTCCGCACGTTGGAAGAGCGCGCAGGCGGCAGAGCCGAATCCGGCGTCGGCGGCGGCAATAAAACGCAGGCCGGCAAAGCGCCCACAAGGGCGGCGGCTCGAGCGGAGGTCCCGGAGGTCTCGCAACGGGCCGGCACAGGTGCGTTGAACCGCGCCAAACTCGACGGCAAATGGCCGCTGTTCTTGAGCGCTGTGCAGGAGCGGTCCAAGACCTGTTTCGCGTACGTCCAACATGCTTCGGTCGTCGAGGCGTCCGGAGAAATGGTGACGCTCGGCGTGGCGAAGAAGCACTTTCTCGAAGAGCTGAACACGGCCGCGATGAAAGCCGTAGTAGCAGACGCGATCGCGGCGGTCGCCGACGTGAGGCCGCGCGTGGAGTTCGTGATCGGCGAAGCGCGGAGGCCGGCTTCGAGTTTCGCCGTGGCAGAATCGGTCCTCGGCGCTGACCTTTTGTAG
- a CDS encoding cupredoxin family copper-binding protein, protein MKDFAKRVGLTIALAVAALLTGVASGTAGSAADTDLAIDNYAFKPPTFTVCTGKTLVWKNNDDDPHTVTGLDGSWDSKGLGLGDTYKHVFDKPGKYEYYCKVHPFMRGVIIVKECGQ, encoded by the coding sequence ATGAAAGACTTCGCCAAAAGAGTCGGCCTGACGATCGCGCTCGCGGTCGCCGCATTGCTGACCGGCGTCGCTTCGGGCACGGCTGGAAGCGCCGCCGATACCGACCTCGCGATCGACAATTACGCGTTCAAGCCGCCGACGTTCACCGTCTGCACCGGCAAAACGCTCGTCTGGAAGAACAACGACGACGATCCGCACACCGTCACCGGCTTGGACGGGTCGTGGGATTCGAAGGGCCTCGGCCTGGGCGATACCTACAAGCACGTTTTCGACAAACCCGGCAAATATGAGTACTACTGCAAAGTGCATCCTTTTATGAGAGGCGTTATCATCGTCAAGGAGTGTGGGCAATGA
- a CDS encoding metallophosphoesterase, with protein sequence MNDLNRSEFLECMAWCGTGVLYTLTPAGLVGKTLADAMVTPATGTFVQISDTHIGFPGEANHDVIGTFQRSIDMINALPVRPDFVMHTGDLSHLSKPSEFDTVKQMLGTIKAGAFYAVPGEHDVINDRGETFWKMFASRGNVMKPWYSFDAAGVHSLALTNVLDIKKGGILGRDQLEWARQDLAGQRNGTPIVVFAHIPLAAVYPDWGWSTDDYMELLSMLGRFDSVTVLNGHIHQVFTKVDGKVTFYTAASTAFPQPAPGTAPKPGPLKVAAGELGKHLGIRTVTVQTGSHPIAIADETLG encoded by the coding sequence ATGAATGACCTCAACCGCAGCGAGTTCCTCGAATGCATGGCGTGGTGCGGCACAGGCGTGCTGTACACGCTGACGCCTGCCGGCCTGGTGGGCAAGACGCTGGCAGACGCGATGGTCACGCCCGCGACGGGCACGTTCGTGCAGATCAGCGACACGCACATCGGCTTCCCGGGCGAGGCCAACCACGACGTCATCGGCACGTTCCAGCGCTCCATCGACATGATCAACGCGCTGCCGGTGCGGCCGGACTTCGTCATGCATACCGGCGATCTCTCACACCTCTCCAAGCCGAGTGAGTTCGACACGGTCAAGCAGATGCTCGGCACGATCAAGGCCGGCGCGTTCTATGCCGTGCCGGGTGAGCACGACGTGATCAACGATCGCGGCGAGACGTTCTGGAAGATGTTCGCGTCGCGTGGCAACGTGATGAAACCCTGGTACAGTTTTGACGCCGCGGGCGTGCACTCGCTCGCCCTCACCAATGTCCTCGACATCAAAAAAGGCGGCATCCTCGGGCGGGACCAGCTCGAATGGGCGCGCCAAGATCTCGCCGGGCAGCGCAACGGCACGCCGATCGTGGTCTTCGCGCACATCCCGCTCGCCGCGGTGTACCCGGATTGGGGTTGGAGCACCGATGACTACATGGAACTGCTGTCGATGCTCGGACGTTTCGATTCGGTGACGGTGCTGAACGGCCACATCCATCAGGTGTTCACCAAAGTGGACGGCAAAGTGACGTTTTACACGGCCGCATCCACCGCGTTTCCACAACCCGCGCCCGGGACTGCGCCCAAACCGGGGCCGCTGAAGGTCGCGGCCGGCGAGCTCGGCAAGCACCTCGGGATTCGCACGGTCACCGTGCAGACCGGCTCGCATCCGATCGCGATAGCGGACGAGACGCTCGGGTAG
- a CDS encoding glycosyltransferase family 1 protein, giving the protein MKRLRVALETQYAYGPATGLGVYARRLCEALKKRDDVDVVEIADPSFDVWRFDRRLYWDQLRAPRLLRAARADVVHCTGGTLPWRTPHPVVLTLHDLVWLRGANRGRPYVRWYFGDVQPRLARRADAIVADTEAARWDIAEGLRIDPARISVCGAGVDPSFFDLKNQRSAGALAPDPYILSVGTVEERKDLITAVRAVAQMPDVRLISAGHLTPYAREVMREIESLGVEARVELKGFVDDAELLSLYAGAAAFVFPSRYEGFGLPPLQALAAGVPVVAARIPVLEEVLGDCALFAPPGDASAFAGALHGALSGPSALIERGIERARTFTWPAVAGSMVEVYRRLV; this is encoded by the coding sequence GTGAAGCGTCTCCGCGTCGCTCTCGAGACGCAATACGCGTACGGCCCCGCGACCGGACTCGGCGTCTATGCGCGCCGGCTTTGCGAGGCGTTGAAGAAGCGCGACGATGTGGACGTGGTCGAGATCGCGGATCCCTCATTTGATGTGTGGCGCTTCGACCGTAGGCTCTATTGGGATCAACTGCGCGCGCCGCGCCTGCTGCGCGCAGCGCGTGCCGACGTGGTGCACTGCACCGGCGGCACGCTCCCGTGGCGCACGCCGCACCCGGTCGTGCTTACGCTGCACGATCTGGTGTGGCTGCGCGGAGCGAACCGCGGCAGGCCCTACGTGCGCTGGTACTTCGGAGACGTGCAGCCTCGACTGGCGCGCCGCGCCGACGCGATCGTCGCGGACACCGAAGCCGCGCGCTGGGACATCGCCGAGGGATTACGGATCGACCCCGCACGGATCAGCGTGTGCGGCGCCGGCGTCGACCCCAGCTTCTTCGACTTGAAAAACCAACGTAGTGCCGGGGCTTTAGCCCCGGACCCCTACATCCTCAGCGTCGGCACGGTTGAAGAACGCAAAGATCTGATCACGGCCGTGCGCGCGGTCGCGCAGATGCCGGACGTGCGCCTGATCTCGGCTGGGCACCTCACGCCCTACGCGCGCGAGGTCATGCGCGAGATCGAATCGCTGGGCGTTGAGGCAAGAGTCGAGCTGAAAGGCTTCGTCGACGACGCGGAGCTGTTGTCGCTCTATGCCGGCGCGGCGGCTTTCGTCTTCCCGTCGCGCTACGAGGGGTTCGGACTGCCGCCGCTGCAGGCGCTCGCGGCTGGAGTACCGGTGGTCGCCGCACGCATTCCGGTGCTGGAAGAAGTGCTTGGCGATTGCGCCCTGTTCGCGCCCCCGGGCGATGCTAGCGCGTTTGCCGGGGCGTTGCACGGCGCGTTGAGCGGACCGAGCGCGCTCATCGAGCGCGGCATCGAGCGCGCACGCACGTTCACGTGGCCGGCGGTCGCCGGCAGCATGGTCGAGGTGTATCGGAGGTTGGTGTAA
- a CDS encoding zf-HC2 domain-containing protein translates to MTQHPYDDIDAFALGSLTPAEANELLRHADSCPTCAVLITEAMTGVDALAQLDGEKDVRRSLVAPLARRPRRFVVPPSWAVATAAMAASIGLLIWNVNLQQGLPTLPIAAIVHSHFQHHELLGPSGSAKVLQATDGRWVYVVADGLTPRARYVLWEKRGSAPTKVGEFAADGAGRAARYFEQAPGSIDGFSVTSIGEDPTSPQSLNWSQK, encoded by the coding sequence GTGACACAGCATCCATACGATGACATCGACGCGTTCGCGCTCGGCAGCTTGACGCCGGCCGAGGCGAATGAATTGCTGCGTCACGCCGACAGCTGCCCGACATGCGCGGTGCTCATCACGGAAGCGATGACCGGTGTCGACGCGCTCGCTCAACTCGACGGCGAGAAAGACGTGCGGCGCTCGCTCGTGGCGCCGCTGGCTCGCCGGCCACGGCGCTTCGTCGTCCCGCCGTCCTGGGCTGTCGCTACGGCGGCGATGGCGGCGAGCATCGGCCTGCTGATCTGGAACGTCAACCTTCAGCAAGGCCTACCGACGCTGCCGATCGCGGCCATCGTGCATAGCCATTTCCAACACCACGAACTGCTCGGACCGAGCGGCAGCGCGAAAGTGCTTCAAGCAACGGATGGGCGCTGGGTCTACGTCGTCGCTGACGGCTTGACTCCGCGCGCCCGGTATGTGCTGTGGGAAAAGCGCGGAAGTGCGCCGACGAAAGTGGGCGAATTCGCAGCCGATGGCGCCGGCCGCGCCGCGAGGTACTTCGAGCAGGCGCCCGGATCGATCGACGGTTTCTCCGTCACGAGTATCGGCGAGGATCCGACGAGCCCGCAATCGCTCAACTGGTCGCAAAAATAA
- a CDS encoding sigma-70 family RNA polymerase sigma factor encodes MDDTDLIRRLGDDDPAALEDAFSRYARRCKAVAYRVSQDDARAEDAVQEAFLALWLHRKGLVVRTAGISPWLVTVTRNAALAALRSDQRRGRREERVFEQESPAVAEPFDSVSAKAASTQVRAALAELPEEQRNVIALAYYKFKTMREIAEQTGAPLGTVKRRAQLGLQRLARVLRPQVS; translated from the coding sequence ATGGACGATACCGATCTCATCCGCCGCCTGGGCGACGACGACCCGGCTGCCTTAGAGGATGCGTTTTCGCGATACGCGCGGCGCTGCAAAGCCGTCGCATACCGCGTGTCGCAAGACGACGCGCGCGCCGAGGACGCCGTGCAGGAAGCCTTCCTAGCCTTGTGGCTGCATCGGAAAGGCTTGGTGGTACGCACCGCGGGCATCAGTCCATGGCTCGTCACGGTCACGCGCAACGCCGCGCTTGCGGCGCTGCGCAGCGATCAGCGCCGCGGCCGCCGAGAGGAACGCGTCTTCGAACAAGAGAGTCCGGCGGTTGCCGAACCCTTTGATAGCGTGAGCGCCAAAGCCGCAAGCACGCAGGTGCGCGCGGCGCTCGCCGAATTGCCCGAGGAGCAACGCAACGTGATCGCACTGGCATACTACAAGTTCAAAACAATGCGGGAGATCGCCGAGCAGACGGGCGCGCCGCTCGGCACCGTCAAACGCCGCGCGCAGCTCGGACTGCAGCGTCTCGCCCGCGTGCTGAGGCCGCAAGTATCGTGA